The proteins below come from a single Paraconexibacter algicola genomic window:
- a CDS encoding class I SAM-dependent methyltransferase codes for MSEEYEPDNLLDRRSSPRTLQLHYDWLFERERRLVGRRLDLDAGGDVLSVGCGWHPGRHLFPAPAWRLTANDLDAARAEWVVQDGRADAAAPGAAGELHDLPDASFDVVLYRLVLHHIVFQGPLDPVFAEAARLLRPGGTAIAVEPGLWHPVGAGLALANRVGLGTRIHGTPDDVPLSPRGLARHARRAGLQPELHALTYSWRRLPPRLQRALHGADRAVGSIPPAARFGHTLLLLAHKPRA; via the coding sequence ATGTCCGAGGAGTACGAGCCGGACAACCTGCTCGACCGGCGCTCCTCCCCGCGGACGCTGCAGCTGCACTACGACTGGCTGTTCGAGCGGGAGCGGCGCCTCGTCGGCCGGCGACTCGACCTCGACGCGGGCGGGGACGTGCTGAGCGTCGGCTGCGGCTGGCACCCGGGTCGCCATCTCTTCCCGGCACCGGCCTGGCGCCTGACCGCCAACGACCTCGACGCCGCCCGCGCGGAGTGGGTGGTGCAGGACGGCCGGGCGGACGCGGCCGCTCCGGGCGCGGCGGGGGAGCTGCACGACCTGCCCGACGCGTCGTTCGACGTCGTCCTCTACCGCCTGGTCCTGCACCACATCGTCTTCCAGGGGCCGCTGGACCCCGTGTTCGCGGAGGCGGCGCGGCTGCTGCGGCCCGGCGGGACCGCGATCGCGGTCGAACCCGGCCTCTGGCATCCCGTGGGCGCGGGCCTCGCGCTCGCCAACCGCGTCGGCCTCGGCACGCGGATCCACGGGACGCCCGACGACGTGCCGCTGTCCCCGCGCGGCCTCGCGCGCCACGCCCGGCGCGCCGGCCTGCAGCCCGAGCTGCACGCCCTCACCTACTCGTGGCGGCGGCTGCCGCCGCGGCTCCAGCGGGCGCTGCACGGCGCCGACCGGGCGGTGGGCTCGATCCCGCCCGCGGCCCGCTTCGGCCACACGCTCC
- the tpiA gene encoding triose-phosphate isomerase, producing the protein MSRIPLIAGNWKMNKTVAEAEQFIQALLPKLYATDGADVALCVPYLDLEAMVDSTRGSRVEVYAQNMHEAPNGAYTGEISAAMLTEIDVHGAVLGHSERRQYFGETDKALALKVPAALDAGLKVILCVGETEEERENGETERRLRHQVQEGLEKLDTDRLGEVVIAYEPVWAIGTGLTATPEQAQDALSFVRALVADRSKEQAARTRILYGGSMNAENAAELLALPDCDGGLIGGASLDPAKFVPIVEAAVAQGPKG; encoded by the coding sequence GTGAGCCGCATCCCCCTGATCGCCGGCAACTGGAAGATGAACAAGACGGTCGCCGAGGCCGAGCAGTTCATCCAGGCGCTGCTGCCCAAGCTGTACGCCACCGACGGCGCGGACGTCGCGCTCTGCGTGCCGTACCTCGACCTCGAGGCGATGGTCGACTCCACCCGCGGCTCGCGCGTGGAGGTCTACGCCCAGAACATGCACGAGGCCCCCAACGGCGCGTACACGGGTGAGATCTCCGCGGCGATGCTCACGGAGATCGACGTGCACGGCGCGGTCCTCGGGCACTCCGAGCGGCGCCAGTACTTCGGGGAGACCGACAAGGCGCTGGCGCTGAAGGTCCCCGCCGCGCTCGACGCCGGCCTGAAGGTCATCCTCTGCGTCGGCGAGACCGAGGAGGAGCGCGAGAACGGGGAGACCGAGCGTCGCCTGCGCCACCAGGTGCAGGAGGGACTCGAGAAGCTCGACACCGACCGGCTCGGCGAGGTCGTTATCGCCTACGAGCCCGTCTGGGCGATCGGCACCGGCCTCACCGCCACCCCCGAGCAGGCGCAGGACGCGCTCAGCTTCGTCCGCGCGCTCGTCGCCGACCGCTCCAAGGAGCAGGCCGCCCGCACGCGGATCCTCTACGGCGGGTCGATGAACGCGGAGAACGCGGCCGAGCTGCTGGCGCTGCCCGACTGCGACGGTGGGCTGATCGGCGGCGCGTCGCTGGATCCCGCGAAGTTCGTGCCGATCGTCGAGGCGGCGGTCGCGCAGGGCCCGAAGGGCTAG
- the gpmI gene encoding 2,3-bisphosphoglycerate-independent phosphoglycerate mutase has protein sequence MVPSVTLVVLDGWGLAPAGPGNAVSLAATPTFDGLWERFPHTQLTACGRAVGLPDGQMGNSEVGHLNLGAGAIVRQDLTRIDDAVQQGELGGNETLRAAFTGFDRVHLIGLVSDGGVHSSDRHLQALIELGAQLRVPEVVVHAFTDGRDTLPTSGAGFVGAVDEQCAAAGNARVASVIGRYFAMDRDNREERTAAAVDLLVSGTAEHHADTGRAAVEAAYARDETDEFVSATTVGSEGVIRPGDSVLAFNFRPDRMRQLTAAIAPHVARYTSLTTYDESWDWPVAFAPDRPTVTLASVVAGTGRTQLHVAETEKYPHVTYFFNGGEETPFAGERREMAPSPRDVATYDLKPEMSAHEARDKFVAGWDQDGPAFGVINFANPDMVGHTGVIPAAVKAIETVDGCLADVVATVTGSGGAVIVTADHGNADNMLEPDGSPNTAHSLNPVPLVVVWPDALADAAPALRDGGILADVAPTVLDLLGIEQPPEMTGVSLLQR, from the coding sequence ATGGTCCCGTCGGTCACCCTCGTCGTCCTCGACGGCTGGGGCCTGGCCCCGGCGGGACCGGGCAACGCCGTCTCGCTCGCCGCCACGCCGACGTTCGACGGCCTGTGGGAGCGGTTCCCGCACACGCAGCTCACCGCCTGCGGGCGCGCGGTCGGCCTGCCCGACGGGCAGATGGGCAACTCCGAGGTGGGGCATCTCAACCTCGGGGCCGGGGCGATCGTGCGGCAGGACCTCACCCGGATCGACGACGCGGTGCAGCAGGGCGAGCTCGGCGGGAACGAGACGCTCCGCGCCGCCTTCACGGGGTTCGATCGGGTCCACCTGATCGGCCTGGTCAGCGACGGTGGGGTCCACTCCTCCGACCGGCACCTGCAGGCGCTGATCGAGCTCGGCGCGCAGCTGCGGGTCCCCGAGGTCGTCGTCCACGCGTTCACCGACGGCCGCGACACGCTGCCGACCAGTGGCGCCGGGTTCGTCGGCGCGGTCGACGAGCAGTGCGCGGCGGCCGGCAACGCGCGGGTCGCGAGCGTGATCGGCCGCTACTTCGCGATGGACCGCGACAACCGCGAGGAGCGCACGGCGGCGGCGGTCGATCTCCTCGTGAGCGGGACCGCCGAGCACCACGCCGACACGGGCCGCGCCGCGGTCGAGGCCGCGTACGCGCGCGACGAGACGGACGAGTTCGTCTCCGCCACCACGGTCGGGTCGGAGGGCGTCATCCGCCCGGGCGACAGCGTCCTGGCCTTCAACTTCCGCCCCGACCGCATGCGGCAGCTCACGGCCGCGATCGCGCCGCACGTCGCGCGCTACACGTCGCTGACGACCTACGACGAGAGCTGGGACTGGCCGGTGGCGTTCGCGCCCGACCGCCCGACCGTGACGCTCGCGTCCGTCGTCGCCGGCACGGGCCGCACGCAGCTGCACGTCGCCGAGACCGAGAAGTACCCGCACGTCACGTACTTCTTCAACGGCGGGGAGGAGACCCCGTTCGCGGGCGAGCGGCGGGAGATGGCCCCGTCGCCGCGCGACGTCGCGACCTACGACCTCAAGCCCGAGATGAGCGCGCACGAGGCGCGCGACAAGTTCGTCGCGGGCTGGGACCAGGACGGCCCGGCGTTCGGCGTCATCAACTTCGCCAACCCCGACATGGTCGGGCACACCGGGGTCATCCCGGCGGCCGTGAAGGCGATCGAGACCGTCGACGGCTGCCTCGCGGACGTCGTCGCGACGGTGACCGGGAGCGGTGGCGCGGTCATCGTCACGGCCGACCACGGGAACGCGGACAACATGCTCGAGCCCGACGGCTCGCCGAACACCGCGCACTCGCTGAACCCGGTCCCGCTCGTCGTGGTCTGGCCCGACGCGCTCGCGGACGCCGCTCCGGCGCTGCGGGACGGGGGCATCCTCGCCGACGTCGCCCCGACCGTCCTCGACCTCCTCGGGATCGAGCAGCCGCCGGAGATGACGGGCGTCTCGCTGCTGCAGCGCTGA